The DNA region TTaaggttttgtcattttgaaaagCAAAATACATCGCCAATAgcattatatacatttattttgtattaaaatacttgttttagaattcactgctttcactacttcttagaacatcatgaaaagctcagctaatggatttctgagtacgtccaaacccagaccttcctcttaaacaagccacactacagaactcactcacacgtgctgtcccttagaacagtggttctcaaacttttttggcttaagtaccccctttctcttatttctgaatccaagtaccccccttcgtctgactacaacattttgcttagaattctatggaaaaaaaaaaaaaaaaatacactatagAACATaaagatggaataaatgagtgataaaacacatttcaaagaatctcataattgtaaataagtggaatgaaacagtatttagtgcttcctaAATATAATTATTCCTAAAGTTTTTATCATTAGATTACATTTTGAAGGAGATTTATTCCTTATTAATTCTAGGAATTTCTAATACGGTAATGTGCTGGTTTTTATCTCatctggtcatctcccacctgatgtgggaccaagactgaccattatattttcagttcatgttctaatcgagatcctttccatcatcattatgattagcatttttaactaaaaataaacaaaaccctatatttttattgcttttatttgttaattttctacttTCTCTCAAGGgccaccatttgagaaacaatgccttagaggagaaaaagccaaaagtagaacatattATTTTGCAGCCGTTTAATAtctgcctgtgtggcattttataTCAGCAAATCTAACGCAGAATTGTCATTCCGGTAAGATATTGACTTAAaatttgaggattttttttttccttcttcctttttttcccattaaaaaaaaataataataataccaagatttattttgtatattaccattttgagaaaaaaatagagATGAATTCTGGTCCCCCTAATAAGCTGCTATTTAGCATCTGCCTATCTGTGCAAACACCTGTGGCCTCAGTGCTGAAACTCCGTCATGTTTGTAGCATGCTTGTAGGTCACACTGCTGTGCTGGTTGTTTTGCCCCGCCCACCTCAAGGTTATATAAGAGCAGAGGTTGCGCAATTTAAGATAAGAGCGACTACTGAGACCCCTGCCGACCCTGACCGTCTAATTATAGAGACATAAGAGGACAACACGGTGGAAATAACTGCTCCGGTATTTCATCCACTACACCAGCTGAGCTGCCGACAAAACAGAAATCAGAGCCGAGAGGTGTCCCAGTAATCATCAAGTACCACTTGTCCTTTAACAAACAGTACGCTTTAAATAAACACACTGTTTATTTActgaaaccacaacaacatgGACCCCAGctgcattttatacacaagtaaaaataataatttacataatcTGTTTAATTTTTACCTCATTAAATCTGTCCATAAATAGCTCAGACTTGGTAACTACAACATGTACCAACATAGAATGCTTGATCACTGATTAAATGTCAAGCATTTCCCTCCATTTTTACCCTGAATTCAATGTTCACAACAGTTCATGTATTTATAACTAGAATCTGTTCTGTTGCAAtaccaaaaaaacccaaatatttATAACACTCATACTTGGCAAAGAGGGAATGTATCAAAATGAGAGCAAAATGATGACATTGGTCAGCTAAAGCTTTGGTTGGTTGGGTGAAATCCTAACTAATGTGAAGTGCAGCCTCACTAATCCACTAAGCAGCCTAGAAACACCAGCTGTGTGTTGTTATCAACACTGTGCAGAATAACCCCACGAAAAACTTTAGTGCGTCACAGAAAACCACAACCAGCCCTAaacttgtacacacacacacactcactgtttCCTCAGCCGTTGCGCAAGTAAATTAGGCTCAAATCCTTCCTACTACTGGTTATATATTAACTTTTATAACTTTCTGAAAGTGGGCCACGACAGGGAAGTGATCTAACTTTATCTCTGTACCTGCCTgacctcacacacactcaactGAATTAATTGTTTTTCCTACATCAAGGAAAACTGACTGTCGACTGTTGTACATGCGAgtttgggattaaaaaaaatagttctgTGTGAAGGTCGGAGCTAATGGGATCTAAGTAAACTTAAATGATGACTTGACAAAGTAACGTGTCTAATTCTTACCTGCCAAGGATACGAGAATCTCCCGTTTCAACACACAGCCGAGAGCTGAGGGCCTCAAAGCTGGAGTTCTCCAAAAGCTTCATCTTCGTctgtagaaaatacacaacacatgTTATTGACTTGATAAGGACAGAGTGCACTACTAGTTATTCCTTAGATCACACGACAGACATTCTACACTCCTTAAAACTCCTTCAGAGTGCATTTAGAGAGAAGAAATAGACTCCAAAACTGAATTTggtgaatgtgttttttcttgaaaatgtcaattatTGATGTGATCACATACATAAAGCTTCTCTTTTCAGCTTTTCTTTGTCATCTTTGATTTTTCTATCTTctatgttaatttaaaaaataaactacaattttaaaatattgCCTCAATAAAGGgtcagtttaaattaaaaaaaagacacaaatgctAAACTAGTCAAACAGACAGTGCtctaatatacaaaaaaaaatcccttgttTTCATACAAAAATCTAGGTCTTTAAAACTCTGTGTGCtttcagcaaaacaaaaattgacaaaatttgGAGAATATTAAatggttattaaaaaaaaaaacaactcagtaTTGATGTGATTACATTATGCTTCTATTTTACCCCTTACTTTGTCATCTTTGATTATTCTATATCTTCAATTTttatgaaaattaaataaataaaaacttaaatacTTGACTGAATAAAgggtcagtttaaaaaaaaataatacaaatgtgctttactataaaaaaaaaaatcccttgcttttaatacaaaaaaaaaaaatctgttaagttagtttatttactttttgtcaatttattcATCCTGTTTCATTTTCGAATTCAAAACACATCATTGTTATTGTACATTTACAAAATTGTCATAGACGTTTAGAAACAGTTGGCTCGTTCGCATTTTATAGGATTATAAATGGAAGAAGAATATGTAAAATTAAGTAGTAACTACATGTATTATTAACTGATTAAAATGTCTATGAGAAATGGGGGCAGCAGCGCCACCTGTGGACGATGTATAGAATAAAATAGCGCCCCTCCCCCCACTCTATTTAGACCAAGTTAAACCGTCTTCCTGGTTCTTTACGACGATTAATGATGTATACATTCTTACCTCTTGTTTTCAGGCAGAAACCAGCAGGCTTGGACACCAGTCAGAGGTTTAGTTTTATCTCCAGTCGGTGGAACGAGCTAATTAGCGTAAACACGTACCGCGCAATGACGTTGACAAGCTAAGTTAGCTTCGATCGTTGACTGACGTTCCTGTCCTTAGCTTCACAATACAGCTCTTAATTCGCGCTCAAGCATTCTTCAAAAGCACTCGGTCGAGAATGACTTATCCTGAGGCCTCTTAAATATATACAGAAACTGCTCTTCCCGATTAAATGCGACGAGATTACATCCAGAGACAGTTGTCGCCCGTCGGAGTCTGTCTGCAGCGGCATCCCTTTCGACCTGGTTTTGCAAAAGCGAACTGGATTATCTAGATCAAGTCGCCTTTTTTATGAGCGACTCGatcaaaaaaaaaggcaacaaacGTGCAGCCCAACcctaaaataaaccaaaataactCGACCCCCACAATACACCCGTCGATTTCGTCAAAAGCTTGTTTATCTCATCAAAACAACGTGATCAACTGTGAGGGAAAGCCCAGCCCCCTTTATTTTATATAGGCACAGCTGATGGCCCTGCCCACTTTGACTAACCCCTCTAATGATTGGATGTTTGACCTGTCAGTTCTGACTGTCAATAGATTTAATTGGTTAAAACAGAACGAACCCCAGTGCGGGGGCGTGTAATCAGAAACCGTATCAAATTTGGGGGTAACCGCAGTCTtcctgtgcttttttttaaaaaaaaaattaatttaaccttttatttttcactgaacAACAACAAGATACAAAGTCTCGTAAAGGTAATAGCAATAGAACAACTGTACACAATATATAACAAACCAAGAAAAgagacagtaaaaacacacacaaatcacatACATTAACTCAGGCAGTCAAAAATAAAGGAGCTTGActttatacattaaaaacaaaagtaagacAGATAAGTCGgcaataattataaaataaatattattttaagtcataaaaaataaacacggctttgttttctttataaaaaaaattaaaaaaatcacaattaatgaAAAACCCCGCGACCCTAAAAACAGGTAAAAGCGagtcagaaaatgaataaatagattaattaatatttctatttttttaaagccaaaattAAAATAGGGTTGTACAAAACTCTTTACTttcatccttatttttaaccGATCCTAATATAACCAAACACCGCCATGGTGACGCGCATCCGTTGAAACGATAGGGCAGTGACAGACAGATAGTTTGTCATGCACATGCAGTGATTTACATAATGAAACAAAGACAGTATAGTGTATTAGCATCACTTGGGATGCAGGTTTGTCAGAGGAGAGAGGTCCAGTGGCCTAATGGATAAGGCATCAGCCTCCGGAGCTGGGGATTGTGGGTTCAAGTCCCACCTGGACTGTTATagtaaataacatttaattaaTGTTAGACTTTCTGGGAAAGGCAATCAATTATGTCAAACTAGAATAATGGAGACCACCAAGCAGCAAATCTGAACATCTCTCTACCAAATCACTTTGTTTATCCAACGGTCCACACAACTCTATAtgcatgtctgtgtgtgatTAATACCAAGTTACAGAAGCTTTAAAACTGCAAGTATATCCTGTTATGTAAGATAATACAAACAGATGTTATTTAACCCATACAAACAAACTGAATGATCAAACCACTATCATTTTAATGTATGTGTAATTCGTGTATTTTTGGTGGCTTTATATTgaggtttctttttttaatcccccgccacaaagtggaaaGGGGATACAGGCTGGAGCTTGGGGGACAGCtcttctcagaaactgtttaagatacaataaccaaattcagtgtgtggcttcagggtatcaataccttgattgagttcaaaaatgagaagtgcgcaattatctTTTTCTGGAGTTAATGcccttgtttcgtttttttactctgttcaagttatcttcaaaggggacagcttttcttagaaactgtttaaggtacgataaccaaattcgtGTGTGggttcagggtatcaataccttgatggagttcgaaaatgataagcgcgcaattattttttactggagttattgcccttgtttcaTTTCAGCTTTCCTTataaaccgtttaagatagtaatttcatattctgatgtgataatatttttctaagttcttagatttaggacatttaggaaaaggttgtgagttataatgacaaccaatctagcaggggatgttgatgactgtcttgttttttttttgtattaactcCTGCATAGTTTGATTACCTTTTGTTTGTTGGCAGAATGTTTGTGCAGTGGTGATATATTTACAAAAGACAAAAGTGATATGATTAGCGacttgtcatttattttaacaGGATGGCAGATTAAGGAAAATGATCAGTTAAAGTAAGGAAAGAGCTTTTACTTCTTTCTGTCCCTTCTCAATCTGTGTGTAACATTAGTGATACATAATGTACAGTCATGTTAAATgtcaactttattttattttcaatacttTTGCTGTGATTAATAATGACCCTGATGTAATTGACTTCTTGCTTTTATTAATGTatcgtttatttttttgttgtttttgaagtTTCAGACAAAGTATGAAACAACAGTGCAAGAATTCCGAGTAAATCTAACCAAAGAATATCAAAGGAGTACTTCATTGACCAAATTCTGGTCAGCACGCATCAATTATCCACACCACGATGGATCAGCTCTGCTCTACATAGTCGGAAACGTCCTCCAGGCCAGTGCAGTCATTGTCCAGGTATTCCAGGATCACGTTACCCCCGTTGTACAGAGGGCTTTCTGACAGAGCCAGCAGGGAGAGCAAAGTGTCATCCATCCGCAGAGCCTCGCCTGTCTGAGCGTGACATAAGCGCAACTTCTGCAAATCGAGAAAACAAAACTGTGCATGATTATCACTTCTGCAATAACAGATGAATAGCAATGCAATTAAATGATGAGAGGAATTAAAGTAGTATTTTCTCAAAGTGTTGAGTTCAATTAGGCAAACAATCtcgtgtcattttatttataaaaatttaaattataaacGACTTAATCCGTCAATCATACTCTAACAAACATAGCAGTAGGCAACACAGTTACTGAGTACAGGATGTTCAAGTTTCCTGTGTCAAAGTGTTGGAATGTTCCACTGACAGCATTAAGAGACAAAAAGTAGCTTTTAAGCCTCTGTAACTCAACCTCCTGTTCAGTCACCTTGGCAGTCAGCACGTTGTTGTTATTCTTAAGGCTGGCAAGCGAGGCAGCAAAATCCACCACTTTCCCCACGCTCCATTTAGAACAGAAGAACATGGGCTGGCTGCACACTTTGGATTCTTTTGGAAGATAAACCTGAAAATATGTTCTTTCCACCTAAaaaagaaggaagaaaaaaagacaaagtcaaaatgaattaattgataaaaaaaaaaaaaaaaaaagtatgcaaAGACACAAGTACATCTGTTAACAGATTGTATTGAGTGAACAGAGAATGGGCCCCACCCAGGGCCAATGTGACAAGACAAACAGAAAGAGGAAGTATCAGACAGGAGCATCTAGTCCGGTTATAAGGAAGATTGTCATCGTTATTCATTAGCTAAGGAGAAAAAGTGGGAGTTTATAATTTGTACTTCTCGCTCCTTTTCATTGTCTCATGTtcaaataatttgttttaatttcaatattctttatttttggtTTGCATATTCAATATAAACTCttgaatcaaaataaaaatgtaatgatgtatgatttcaaaataaattatttaacttGATTTCAGCTATAATTGAGCgtactttattttcagttctCCAGTGAAAACTTCAGTTTAGTCGGTTTCTCTTGGATCAAACTACTTTAATCCaaaatttttaatgtttaaaatgccTGTGGTATgcttgatatatatatataaaaaaaaaacaatattcatatgttaaggttttatttattcaaacaattttTCCAGGAAATGTACTGGAAAAATTGactttatctcctgacatgtttcgactgccaagtTGTCAAAAGCCCTAATGCATCTGCTTTTTGCTTTGATTAGAACAAAAAATCCAATTTGTTTCTAACAATATATGATAAACGAGAAATGTCAAAATGTGAAACTAAATTATGAAATCCACAGAACAAGTAAAAACCTTCATTTTCTTTAAACTTCAAAGTTATTCTATTGCTTTAGTAAACTTATACAATACTTGTGGAAGTCCTTTATCTCCTGTTGCGTGCAACTTCAGTTTCATTAGCGCCACTTTAGCTGCAGTTGCGACGTTTTTTGCTCCTCTGCGTCCTTTGCTCTTCGATCCATCCTTTGATTCTAAACagtcataaaaaaaatcacacaaacaaatagAAAATGTCATTATAATGCAAACGGTATTACTGGGATTCAAATATTACTACATGAGAAatagtttgcatgtttttagcTTGCACAGACCTACGATCTTTTGCACGAGCTCTTTAGTGGCAGCCATTCGAGGCTTTTGCACCTCCAGCTTCTCACATTTGTGATCATCCTGATGCCgatgactgtaaaaaaaacaaacaaacaactacTAAACTCAGTTAATTTGTGTGAGAAACctctaaatatattttgtgaCAGAAACAGTCATGAACCTACGCTAAACAGAAGTGTTTTTCACACTGCGGGCAGATAACAGGCAGCACTTCTTTCCCTCTGCACTCCTTAACTGAGCATGTATAACTGGTGCTGCTGCATGAAGTTACAGGTTCTCTTTTTACTGACACCTACAAAGGGCACATTACAGTACTGTATGTCAGcagcagaaataaaaataaataaataaagtgtcccattaaaaggaggaaaatAGGACAGTCATTCAGTGGCGTTATAGTGATaccttaaaacaaaaacaaaataacctgCCTCAGGACATGAGTGTGCTTCTCTGCTTCTGTGCTCCAGACtgaaacaaaccaacaaaagaCACATTTATGATCATTTCTACCTTATTGTGCACGGTTTTGTTAAATATTGGTGCAGCAGTTCAGTatccactaaaaaaaaaaaaacaattttcaatTCTCACCAGAATAATCCACTGCAGGAATCACACACAAATGGAAGATAATCTGTGTGAGGAAATGAATTTGGATTAGTCGTCTGAACAGAAATGATTGATCAACAACCAGCACACCACACTACGGTATCGGTCAAATGCTCACAATTCATGGAGGAAGAAACCTGCCAAAAtttcaaataaatgaacaaCTAAATAAAcgggaaaaat from Gouania willdenowi chromosome 20, fGouWil2.1, whole genome shotgun sequence includes:
- the zfand1 gene encoding AN1-type zinc finger protein 1, which translates into the protein MAELDIGKHCQVESCNIKDYLPFVCDSCSGLFCLEHRSREAHSCPEVSVKREPVTSCSSTSYTCSVKECRGKEVLPVICPQCEKHFCLAHRHQDDHKCEKLEVQKPRMAATKELVQKIVESKDGSKSKGRRGAKNVATAAKVALMKLKLHATGDKGLPQVERTYFQVYLPKESKVCSQPMFFCSKWSVGKVVDFAASLASLKNNNNVLTAKKLRLCHAQTGEALRMDDTLLSLLALSESPLYNGGNVILEYLDNDCTGLEDVSDYVEQS